Proteins from one Desulfonema limicola genomic window:
- a CDS encoding Uma2 family endonuclease, with translation MPASIQALERQGPPEIHYIPYRKDEITYPESDGRPMADNTKQFNWIVKIKEGLEVMFADRPDVFVAGDLLWYPVKGDNKKRAAPDAMVVFGRPKGHRGAYIQYKEEDIAPQVVFEVLSPGNTKAEMKKKLGFYRQYGVEEYYIYDPDNITFEGWLRTSGKLLKIKKIQGWTSPRLGIRFELTDEELFIYRPDGQKFLSFVETEEKAVKAQKQAEKERIQREQAQKQAEKAEALANQEKKRAEMLAEKLIKLGISLDDL, from the coding sequence GGCCGCCTGAAATTCATTATATACCATATAGAAAAGATGAGATAACATACCCTGAAAGCGACGGCAGGCCAATGGCGGATAATACAAAGCAGTTTAACTGGATTGTAAAAATCAAGGAAGGTCTGGAGGTGATGTTTGCAGACAGACCAGATGTTTTTGTTGCCGGAGACCTGCTCTGGTATCCGGTCAAAGGGGATAATAAAAAAAGAGCAGCTCCTGATGCAATGGTGGTATTTGGAAGACCAAAGGGACACCGGGGAGCATACATTCAATATAAAGAGGAAGATATTGCCCCCCAGGTAGTTTTTGAGGTGCTGTCACCTGGAAATACAAAAGCAGAAATGAAAAAAAAGCTGGGATTTTACAGGCAATATGGTGTTGAAGAATATTATATTTATGATCCTGATAATATCACCTTTGAAGGCTGGCTTCGTACCAGCGGGAAACTTTTGAAAATTAAAAAAATTCAGGGATGGACAAGCCCCCGCTTAGGTATCAGATTTGAGCTTACGGATGAGGAACTTTTTATATATCGGCCTGATGGTCAGAAGTTTTTAAGTTTTGTTGAGACAGAAGAAAAAGCGGTCAAAGCTCAAAAACAGGCTGAAAAGGAAAGAATACAAAGGGAACAAGCTCAAAAACAGGCTGAAAAGGCTGAAGCACTTGCAAATCAGGAGAAAAAGAGAGCAGAAATGCTGGCAGAAAAATTAATAAAACTTGGAATATCTCTTGATGATTTATGA